TCCCGGCGGCGCTCAGCTTCCGCGCGGGGTTGGGGCTGGTTGATCGCGTCGCTCGCGCTGCTGCTGCTGGCGCTGGTGGGGGCCTGGTGGATCCTCCGGCGCGCGCCGACCGGCTGACGGGGCTGGTCGAGGGAGTGCGGCGCGTGTGGATGGGTTTACATCCCCGCTCGCCGGCGTTATAGCCCTGCGCTGATGGGTCGCGCGCAGACATTGGTGCTCGACGAGCGCCACCCCAATCCTCGCAAGATTCGGCAGGCGGCCGAGCTGCTGGGGCGTGGCGGCGTCATCGCCTACCCGACCGACACCGTCTACGGCATCGGCTGCGACCTGCACGATCGCAAGGCCATCGACCGCGTCTACCTGGTCAAGCGGCTGGACCGCGGCCATCGCCTGAGCTTCATCTGTCAGGATCTCTCCACCGTCGCGACCTACGCCCATGTCAGCGACTTCGCCCACCGCTGGCTGCGGCGGCTCTTGCCGGGTCCCTACACCGTGGTGTTGCCGGCGAGCCGCGAGGTACCGAAGGTGCTGCGCGAGCGGCGGCCCGAGGTCGGCATTCGCGTGCCCGATAACGCGACCTGCATCGAGTTGACGCGGGCGTTGGGGCGCCCCGTGATCTCCACCAGCGCGACCGACCCAGAGAGCGGGGAGATTATGATCGACCCGGAGATCGTGCTGAAGCGCCTCGGACATCAGCTCGATTTGGTCTTGGACGGCGGGCTGCTGACCAACGAACCGTCGACGATCGTCAGCCTGATCCACGATGAGGTCGAGGTCTTGCGGGTGGGCAAGGGTCCGACCGAGCTGCTGACCGGGGGCTAGCGCGCTGCTGGCCGGCTAGCTGCTGGCCGGCTAGGGCTCGGCGGCGGGCCTGCTTGGCGCGGCGGGGCCATCGGCGGCCGGCTGCCGGCGCTCGAGCGCCACGACATAGACCTCGCTCGACTGGCGCCGCGTGGCCTCGGGGCGGACGACCTTGGTGCGCCGATAGGCGCGCTTGACCCCCGCCAGCGCGGCGTCGAAGCCCTCGCCCATCAGGATCTTGGCGACGAAGGCGGTCTGCGCGCAGCCGAGGATCAGCGAGAGGTCGAGCGCGCGCGTGAAGAGCTCGGCGCTGCGGAGCTGGTCGCTCGAGGCGATGCCGCTCGTGTCTGGGGCCAGATCGGAGAGCACGAGCTCGAAGCAGGGCCGCTCCCCGCGCAGCAGGTCGGGGCTGATGGTCAGCACGTCGCCGACGATCAGGCGGACGTGGCTGGGCAGCTCGATTGGCAGCGTTTGGCGGTCCAGACCGACGATGCGACCGCGTGGGCCGACCCGCGTGCTGGCGTACTGGAGCCAGGATCCCGGGCGGCAGCCGAGGTCGAGCACCCGCTGCCCTGTGCGCAGCAGCCCGAAGCGCTTATCGAGTTCTTGCAGCTTGTAGACCGAGCGCGCCGCGTAGCGCTCGCTCTTGGCGCGCCGGTAGTAGGGATCGTGGCGTTCGCGCCGGTCGTCGAGCTTTCCGGTCATCGGGGTGCGCTGGTGCTCCACGCGGCGCGCCGCGCGGCGGCTGCCGAGAGGGTCTGCGTGTCGCGCGCGAGGGCGGGGCGGTAAGCGCGCCGGCTCAGGCGCTCGCGCCCTCGGCGCCTGCAGCGCTGGCTGCCGGCGGCGCCGCCGTCTCGACCGTCCGCAGCTCGAAGGGCATCAGCGGGCGCTTGGTCGCGTGCTTGATCGTGACGTAGCCCCCGGGGGCTCCCGGGACGGCGCCCTTGAGCAGCAGGAGATTTTTATCGGCCACCACCTCTTGGATCCGCACGTTCTGGACGCTGACGCGGCGGTTACCCATCTGGCCGGGCATCTTCATGCCCTTGAACACGCGGCCGGGGGTCAGGCGGCAGCCGATCGATCCGCCGTGGCGGAAGTACTCGTGCGTGCCGTGCGTGGCGCGAAAGCCGGAGAAGTGATGGCGCTTGATGACCCCCTGGAAGCCCTTGCCCTTGGAGGTGCCGATCACGTCGACGGCGTCGCCAGCGCGGAAGACCTCGGCCACCGACAGGGTCTGGCCGATCTTGAACTGGCCCAGCTCCTCCGCCGAGAGGCGCACTTCGCGCACGACGTGCTGCGGGGCGCTCCCGGCCTTGGCGAACATGCCGGCTGCGGGCCGCGAGGTGCGCTGCGGCTTCTGCTCCTCGAAGCCGATCTTGATCGAGGCATAGCCGTTGCGCTCGGGCGTGTTGATGTCGAGGACCACGCAGGGGCCGACCTGGACCACCGCCAACGCCTGCCAGGTGCCAGCGGCGTCGAAGGCCTGGGTCATCCCGACCTTCTTGCCGAGCAAGGCCATGCGGAACCTCAACCGCTGGACCGCCG
The Pseudomonadota bacterium DNA segment above includes these coding regions:
- a CDS encoding RlmE family RNA methyltransferase — protein: MTGKLDDRRERHDPYYRRAKSERYAARSVYKLQELDKRFGLLRTGQRVLDLGCRPGSWLQYASTRVGPRGRIVGLDRQTLPIELPSHVRLIVGDVLTISPDLLRGERPCFELVLSDLAPDTSGIASSDQLRSAELFTRALDLSLILGCAQTAFVAKILMGEGFDAALAGVKRAYRRTKVVRPEATRRQSSEVYVVALERRQPAADGPAAPSRPAAEP
- the rplC gene encoding 50S ribosomal protein L3, which encodes MALLGKKVGMTQAFDAAGTWQALAVVQVGPCVVLDINTPERNGYASIKIGFEEQKPQRTSRPAAGMFAKAGSAPQHVVREVRLSAEELGQFKIGQTLSVAEVFRAGDAVDVIGTSKGKGFQGVIKRHHFSGFRATHGTHEYFRHGGSIGCRLTPGRVFKGMKMPGQMGNRRVSVQNVRIQEVVADKNLLLLKGAVPGAPGGYVTIKHATKRPLMPFELRTVETAAPPAASAAGAEGASA
- a CDS encoding threonylcarbamoyl-AMP synthase — protein: MGRAQTLVLDERHPNPRKIRQAAELLGRGGVIAYPTDTVYGIGCDLHDRKAIDRVYLVKRLDRGHRLSFICQDLSTVATYAHVSDFAHRWLRRLLPGPYTVVLPASREVPKVLRERRPEVGIRVPDNATCIELTRALGRPVISTSATDPESGEIMIDPEIVLKRLGHQLDLVLDGGLLTNEPSTIVSLIHDEVEVLRVGKGPTELLTGG